The proteins below come from a single Syntrophorhabdales bacterium genomic window:
- the pth gene encoding aminoacyl-tRNA hydrolase has translation MFLLCGLGNKGAGYKYTRHNIGYLVVDRYADRFGIPMNKKASGCILGEKSDLILAKPDTYMNLSGGPLASLLRKKKIPLDKFILIHDDLDMDFGRIKIRWNGSDGGHKGVRSVIELLGSPLFHRLKVGIGRDPVLSPEEYVLIRFRKEELEPLSEILDTAVDALQTLVTESPAKAMSLYNRS, from the coding sequence TTGTTCCTGCTTTGCGGCCTGGGCAATAAGGGTGCGGGATACAAGTATACGCGACACAACATCGGCTACCTCGTTGTAGATCGCTACGCTGATCGCTTCGGGATCCCGATGAACAAAAAGGCTTCGGGGTGCATACTCGGAGAAAAAAGTGATCTTATCCTGGCCAAGCCGGACACGTATATGAACCTGTCCGGCGGGCCGCTGGCATCACTTCTCAGAAAGAAGAAGATTCCCCTCGATAAGTTTATTCTCATCCACGATGATCTTGACATGGACTTCGGCAGAATCAAGATTCGATGGAACGGCAGTGACGGCGGTCACAAAGGCGTAAGGTCCGTTATCGAACTGCTCGGCTCTCCCCTCTTTCACCGGCTTAAAGTGGGCATAGGTCGGGACCCCGTGCTTTCACCGGAGGAGTACGTGCTCATACGTTTCAGGAAAGAAGAACTGGAACCTCTGTCCGAAATCCTGGACACGGCGGTAGATGCGCTCCAGACGCTCGTGACAGAGAGCCCGGCAAAGGCAATGAGCCTGTACAACAGAAGTTAA
- the ispE gene encoding 4-(cytidine 5'-diphospho)-2-C-methyl-D-erythritol kinase produces MIRTYSSPAKVNLLLKVLGRRPDGYHNIVSIVDLISLEDTLHVEELADDLVIVEDDKRLLPSGHPNTVYRAAMLLKETYRVKRGARFFIEKNIPIGAGLGGPSSNAAAALRALVDIWGLPVMPSALFEIGAKIGADVPLFLYGKSCIMKGIGEQLTPIQLPHMWYVIVYPGIALHTRDVYEGLKIPLTSAQNEVTLFPRFYTVFDVARVLENDLEKVAFSLHPEVHIAKKSLQNAGAIGSLMSGSGSSVFGVFESEGDAREAAEKARGLGNVFVAHSR; encoded by the coding sequence GTGATTCGCACCTATTCCTCACCGGCAAAGGTAAACCTCCTTCTCAAGGTGCTGGGGAGAAGGCCCGACGGTTACCACAATATTGTGAGCATCGTCGATCTCATTTCCCTTGAAGATACCCTGCACGTAGAGGAATTGGCCGATGATCTTGTCATTGTGGAGGATGACAAGCGTCTTCTACCTTCCGGACACCCCAACACCGTCTACAGAGCGGCTATGCTCCTCAAGGAGACCTACCGCGTCAAACGAGGTGCCCGGTTCTTCATCGAGAAAAACATACCGATTGGCGCCGGGCTTGGCGGTCCGAGCAGCAACGCGGCAGCGGCTCTCCGCGCTCTGGTGGACATATGGGGCCTGCCGGTCATGCCTTCCGCCCTTTTTGAGATCGGCGCAAAGATCGGAGCAGACGTTCCGCTCTTTTTGTACGGTAAATCATGCATCATGAAAGGCATCGGGGAGCAGCTCACACCAATTCAATTGCCTCACATGTGGTACGTCATCGTCTACCCCGGTATAGCTTTGCATACAAGAGACGTATATGAGGGTTTAAAAATCCCATTGACATCGGCTCAAAATGAAGTTACATTGTTTCCACGGTTTTACACGGTTTTTGATGTCGCCCGGGTGTTGGAGAACGACTTGGAGAAAGTCGCCTTTTCTCTTCATCCTGAAGTACATATCGCAAAAAAGAGCTTACAAAACGCGGGGGCCATTGGTTCGCTGATGAGCGGGAGTGGCTCCTCGGTTTTTGGGGTGTTTGAAAGCGAAGGGGATGCGCGGGAAGCTGCAGAAAAAGCACGTGGTTTAGGAAATGTCTTCGTAGCCCACAGTCGATAG
- a CDS encoding ribose-phosphate pyrophosphokinase: MDKLKIFSGSANREIAERICQFLGVEHGKAKIGRFSDGEIQVEIEESVRGMDTFLIQSTCPPVNENLMELLIMLDAMKRASAARITVVMPYYGYARQDRKVTPRAPISAKLVADLMEVAGASRILAMDLHVGQIQGFFDIPVDHLYALPVQLEYFGNIGGQIVVVSPDAGGVERAREFAKRLKNASIAIIDKRREQANVSKVMHIVGDVRGKVAILLDDMIDTGGTIVQAAEALSKDGASMVYAGCTHAVLSGNAIEKLNGSKLHKLVVTNTIPLHEKADKLQRLEVLDVSPILGEAIKRIHDDASVSSLFV, from the coding sequence GTGGATAAACTGAAAATCTTTAGTGGCAGTGCAAACAGGGAAATCGCGGAAAGGATCTGCCAATTCCTCGGCGTAGAACACGGCAAAGCAAAGATAGGCCGGTTCTCCGACGGCGAGATCCAGGTTGAAATCGAAGAGTCCGTGCGCGGCATGGATACGTTTCTCATCCAGTCTACCTGCCCCCCTGTCAACGAAAACCTTATGGAACTCTTGATAATGCTCGATGCCATGAAAAGAGCGTCGGCTGCGCGCATCACCGTCGTTATGCCGTACTACGGGTATGCGAGACAGGACCGCAAGGTCACGCCGAGGGCTCCAATATCGGCTAAGCTTGTGGCTGACCTGATGGAGGTCGCGGGTGCTTCGAGAATTCTCGCCATGGACCTGCACGTCGGGCAGATCCAGGGCTTTTTCGATATACCCGTTGACCATCTTTACGCCCTGCCTGTGCAGCTCGAGTACTTCGGCAACATCGGCGGACAGATTGTGGTGGTATCACCCGATGCGGGAGGAGTCGAGCGGGCAAGGGAATTTGCCAAGAGGTTGAAGAATGCGTCGATCGCAATTATAGACAAAAGGCGAGAACAGGCCAACGTCTCGAAAGTAATGCACATAGTCGGTGATGTACGGGGCAAGGTGGCCATCCTTCTCGATGACATGATCGATACTGGCGGCACCATTGTGCAGGCCGCAGAGGCGCTGAGCAAGGATGGTGCGTCGATGGTGTATGCCGGCTGCACCCACGCAGTGCTTTCAGGCAATGCCATAGAAAAACTTAACGGTTCAAAGCTGCACAAGCTGGTAGTAACGAACACTATCCCGCTTCACGAAAAAGCTGACAAATTGCAGCGCCTCGAGGTGCTTGACGTCTCACCCATCCTTGGCGAGGCCATCAAGAGAATTCACGACGACGCATCGGTCAGCTCATTATTTGTGTAA
- the ychF gene encoding redox-regulated ATPase YchF — translation MGFSCGIIGLPNSGKSTIFNALTSLCVAAQPYPFCTIEPNMGIVPVPDARLAMLARLVKPEKVTPTSIEFVDIAGLIKDAHKGEGLGNKFLGHIRAVDAIAHVVRCFKAENIPHVYEDIDPARDADVVETEILISDLDIVEERLTKLERLAKVSKEKHEGEQQLLFKIKESLSRGEFISKESLALEEEELARSFGLITTKPLFYVANIDEKEMGSEGPVCFKGLLGRWGRPVVPICGRLEEELASLPAEDMASFMELYSMKERGIEGVIAAGYAILDLITFYTLVGKELRAWTIPRRTTAYAAAGKIHTDMQRGFIKAEVISYEHFVQCGSEHAAREKGLVSVEGKEYIVQDGDILHIRFNV, via the coding sequence GTGGGTTTCTCGTGCGGCATCATAGGACTTCCCAATTCCGGAAAATCGACCATCTTCAACGCGCTCACCTCTCTCTGTGTCGCCGCTCAGCCGTACCCCTTCTGCACCATTGAACCGAATATGGGCATTGTACCTGTTCCTGATGCGCGTCTCGCCATGCTCGCGCGATTGGTCAAACCGGAGAAGGTCACGCCGACGTCAATAGAGTTTGTTGACATAGCAGGGCTCATCAAAGACGCGCACAAGGGAGAAGGGCTCGGGAACAAATTCCTTGGTCATATCAGGGCTGTGGATGCCATAGCCCACGTGGTGCGCTGCTTTAAGGCGGAGAACATACCCCACGTTTACGAGGATATCGATCCTGCACGTGATGCGGATGTCGTCGAGACTGAGATCCTCATCTCTGATTTGGACATCGTTGAGGAGCGACTCACCAAACTGGAACGGCTTGCCAAAGTCTCCAAAGAGAAGCATGAAGGGGAGCAACAGCTTCTTTTTAAAATCAAAGAGAGTTTGTCTCGCGGAGAATTCATCAGTAAAGAGAGTCTTGCCCTGGAAGAGGAGGAACTCGCACGATCATTCGGCCTCATTACAACGAAGCCGCTTTTTTACGTGGCCAACATTGATGAGAAGGAAATGGGTAGCGAGGGACCCGTGTGCTTCAAGGGGCTCCTGGGGCGGTGGGGTAGACCGGTGGTTCCTATCTGCGGAAGGCTCGAGGAGGAGCTTGCCTCCCTTCCCGCCGAGGATATGGCCTCCTTCATGGAACTTTACAGCATGAAGGAACGGGGCATAGAAGGAGTCATCGCGGCAGGCTATGCAATCCTTGATCTTATCACATTCTACACGCTGGTGGGTAAAGAACTGAGAGCATGGACCATCCCGAGACGCACCACGGCGTATGCTGCCGCAGGCAAGATACACACCGATATGCAGAGAGGCTTCATCAAAGCCGAAGTCATATCGTATGAGCATTTTGTACAGTGCGGCTCAGAGCACGCAGCTCGCGAGAAAGGCCTGGTAAGCGTTGAGGGAAAGGAGTATATAGTGCAGGATGGCGACATACTTCACATCCGCTTCAACGTGTGA
- the spoVG gene encoding septation regulator SpoVG yields MEITGVKIYPVNEKKVRAYASIVFDQCFIVRDLKVIDGDTKLFVAMPSKKMKDGSYRDTAHPLNSDMREMIESRVLEAFHSQAGMIGTPIV; encoded by the coding sequence ATGGAGATCACCGGCGTCAAGATCTATCCCGTGAACGAGAAAAAGGTGAGGGCATACGCATCCATAGTGTTCGACCAATGCTTCATCGTGAGGGACCTGAAAGTTATAGACGGAGACACAAAGCTCTTCGTGGCCATGCCGAGCAAGAAGATGAAGGACGGTTCGTACCGCGATACGGCCCATCCTTTAAACAGCGACATGAGGGAGATGATCGAGTCAAGGGTCCTGGAAGCGTTTCACAGCCAGGCCGGGATGATTGGAACACCGATAGTCTGA
- a CDS encoding Rne/Rng family ribonuclease, with protein MAAELIINVTFNETRIAFLENGLLVEFFVERKNDKSIVGNIYKGKVARVVPGMDAAFVDIGLDKSAFLYVADVLIDAGMYEEFEESASPVEPKERIEGVLEEGQEIIVQVSREAIGQKGTRVTSRITLPGKLLVLMPGSQHIGVSRRIEGEEERKRLATILKDLTPKGYGLIARTACEGKRPEELEADLNFLRRIWEGVQEKGKKARAPRILHQDLGMIFRVIRDLHSHSLKKIIVDDIFVCKIIEEFLKDNLPEEECEVTHFDEREDIFDYYRIEIEIAKLAYKKIWLKSGGYIVFDYTEALTVIDVNTGKYLGRRGLEDTILKTNLEAVKEIAYQIRLRNIGGIIIVDFIDMERKESRESVVQLLIDALKKDRIKTFVYPISELGLVQLTRKRTRENVVSMLSESCPTCEGSGYVKSRFTVCYEVLRALRSACRKQEGKQLNIHLAPEVAQLLYEEEKASLDYLEKTFGTKFNIIADPALGIENFNVEGVY; from the coding sequence ATGGCGGCGGAACTGATAATCAACGTAACCTTCAATGAGACAAGGATCGCTTTCCTTGAAAACGGTCTTCTTGTCGAATTCTTCGTGGAGAGAAAGAACGACAAAAGCATCGTAGGCAACATCTACAAAGGCAAGGTGGCAAGGGTGGTGCCGGGGATGGATGCCGCCTTCGTGGACATCGGTCTCGACAAGTCGGCTTTTCTCTACGTGGCGGATGTGCTCATAGACGCGGGTATGTACGAGGAGTTCGAAGAGAGTGCTTCCCCCGTTGAGCCAAAGGAACGCATAGAGGGTGTGCTCGAAGAGGGGCAGGAGATCATCGTACAGGTGTCGAGAGAGGCTATCGGCCAGAAGGGTACCCGGGTAACGTCCAGAATCACCTTACCCGGAAAGCTCCTGGTGCTGATGCCCGGAAGCCAGCACATAGGCGTATCCCGGCGCATAGAAGGAGAGGAGGAGCGCAAAAGGCTGGCTACAATCCTCAAAGATCTGACCCCGAAAGGATACGGGCTAATTGCCAGGACAGCGTGTGAAGGAAAGCGCCCGGAAGAGTTGGAGGCCGACCTTAATTTTCTCCGGCGCATCTGGGAAGGCGTCCAGGAAAAGGGCAAGAAAGCACGCGCCCCCCGCATACTTCACCAGGACCTCGGCATGATATTCAGGGTGATACGGGACCTGCACTCTCACAGCCTCAAGAAGATCATCGTCGACGACATCTTCGTCTGCAAAATAATCGAGGAATTCCTGAAAGATAACCTGCCGGAAGAGGAGTGCGAAGTCACCCACTTCGATGAACGGGAGGACATATTCGATTATTACCGGATCGAAATCGAAATCGCAAAGCTCGCCTATAAGAAGATCTGGCTGAAATCGGGCGGCTACATAGTGTTCGACTATACGGAAGCGTTAACCGTCATTGATGTCAACACAGGCAAGTACCTGGGCAGAAGAGGCCTGGAGGATACAATTCTCAAGACCAACCTGGAGGCCGTTAAAGAAATTGCGTACCAGATACGGCTGCGCAACATAGGCGGCATTATCATCGTCGATTTCATCGACATGGAAAGGAAGGAATCGCGCGAAAGCGTTGTACAGCTCCTCATTGATGCGCTGAAAAAAGACAGGATCAAGACCTTTGTCTACCCGATCAGTGAACTGGGGCTCGTGCAACTCACCCGGAAGAGGACCAGGGAAAATGTTGTGAGCATGCTCAGCGAATCATGCCCCACGTGCGAAGGGTCGGGTTACGTCAAATCGCGCTTCACCGTCTGTTACGAGGTCTTGCGCGCGCTGAGAAGCGCCTGCAGGAAACAGGAAGGAAAACAGCTGAACATCCACCTGGCGCCCGAGGTGGCTCAGCTTCTGTACGAAGAAGAAAAGGCCTCCCTCGACTATCTGGAAAAAACCTTCGGAACGAAATTCAATATCATTGCAGATCCTGCCCTGGGGATCGAGAATTTCAACGTAGAAGGGGTGTACTGA
- a CDS encoding queuosine precursor transporter produces the protein MGLVLVGLYVACEIIANVTAGRPVQLGSIIVPSAVFVYTLTFTLVDLIHEIYGRRGTRMVVYAAFLANILLAVYSYLVVHLPAPSFFSESHAYEVVFGSTPRIVFASLTAYLASSLVDIEIYHLWRSRVQRWKWSRVLASNVASTFVDSAVFISLAFYGTMPIVPLIKGQYYIKMCITLLSLPLIYIPSLRSRMVRGAVP, from the coding sequence GTGGGACTGGTACTCGTCGGACTTTACGTCGCCTGTGAAATCATAGCAAATGTAACCGCCGGCAGGCCGGTGCAGCTGGGGAGCATCATTGTGCCCTCGGCGGTCTTCGTCTACACCCTGACGTTCACGCTTGTTGATTTGATCCATGAAATTTACGGCAGGCGAGGGACACGCATGGTCGTCTATGCCGCCTTCCTGGCCAACATTCTCCTGGCGGTATACTCGTACCTTGTGGTCCACCTTCCTGCTCCCTCTTTTTTTTCAGAGAGTCATGCCTATGAGGTGGTCTTCGGTTCCACGCCGAGAATTGTCTTCGCCAGCCTGACAGCCTATCTCGCCAGTTCCCTCGTCGACATTGAAATCTACCACCTGTGGCGAAGTCGCGTACAACGATGGAAGTGGTCGCGGGTGCTCGCAAGCAACGTGGCCTCCACGTTTGTGGACAGCGCCGTCTTCATCTCCCTTGCCTTTTACGGCACCATGCCGATCGTTCCGCTTATCAAGGGGCAATACTACATCAAGATGTGCATCACATTGCTCAGCCTGCCCTTGATCTATATCCCATCGCTGCGGAGCAGGATGGTCAGAGGGGCAGTCCCGTGA
- a CDS encoding 50S ribosomal protein L25, translating to MEEIRLKAESRVQGGKNVARRLRREGVIPAILYGKDVEPLPLRVSAKEWRNLQGRVKSNTIIKMELKRNDHAEERPVMLKDLQRATLSDVVLHIDFLQVSMERAVQVEVPIHLVGDPVGVVKGGVIEQHLRSIMVESLPGQIPEKIDVDISALDIGDSVHVNEISLPGIKLLAPPDVAVVGVTPPQAEEKPAEAAAPAGEEAAVPAEEKEEKKEEKKEKEKEKA from the coding sequence ATGGAAGAAATACGCTTAAAGGCGGAATCCAGAGTGCAGGGCGGCAAGAACGTCGCTCGCAGGCTGCGGAGGGAGGGCGTGATCCCGGCTATTCTTTACGGTAAGGATGTGGAACCCCTTCCGTTGCGTGTATCGGCAAAAGAATGGCGAAACCTGCAAGGACGAGTAAAAAGCAACACGATTATCAAAATGGAACTGAAACGGAACGACCACGCGGAAGAAAGACCCGTCATGCTCAAGGATCTCCAACGGGCGACGCTGAGCGACGTGGTCCTGCACATAGACTTTCTACAGGTGTCCATGGAGCGCGCAGTCCAGGTTGAAGTGCCCATCCATCTCGTTGGCGACCCCGTAGGTGTTGTAAAAGGCGGAGTCATCGAGCAACACCTCAGGAGCATCATGGTGGAAAGCCTTCCCGGACAGATTCCTGAAAAGATCGACGTTGATATATCCGCCCTTGATATCGGCGATTCAGTCCACGTCAACGAGATCAGCCTGCCCGGCATAAAGCTCCTTGCACCTCCCGATGTAGCGGTCGTGGGTGTGACACCGCCGCAGGCAGAGGAGAAACCGGCAGAGGCTGCAGCACCGGCCGGAGAGGAAGCGGCCGTCCCTGCGGAAGAGAAGGAGGAGAAGAAGGAGGAGAAGAAGGAGAAGGAGAAGGAGAAAGCGTAG